The proteins below are encoded in one region of Apium graveolens cultivar Ventura chromosome 4, ASM990537v1, whole genome shotgun sequence:
- the LOC141716736 gene encoding uncharacterized protein LOC141716736: protein MSSSAYAAAFNSLGLAYKTTKGAPGTGSGSVDAEGGAESSAPRNVPSPGDVALNEDPDVQEISEDPPSKKRKSAPRKPPRGKAVVCDSEGKGPDGGLIRIGTKSLVDLAGFMSSIPSQDDYEEVEGYNMAAALKRVTGQWGQLGSAISICSDVAYTEVREANNRTNTEKIRADTLQGELEEAREGFRVVESGLNDKLKDSENRAEGLSREVERLKAELAAKENLNKKAIIAEFKASDVYDFGVAQAGVPEVRRSWVVAERHIKTDLLVSWESFIQEFLAAKAVVEQGQGEPEPYDGPSPSFL from the exons ATGTCTTCTTCGGCTTATGCAGCAGCTTTCAACTCCTTGGGATTGGCATATAAGACAACCAAAGGGGCCCCTGGTACTGGATCCGGATCTGTGGATGCCGAGGGTGGTGCCGAGTCTTCTGCCCCCCGGAACGTGCCCAGTCCGGGTGACGTTGCTTTGAACGAGGATCCGGATGTCCAGGAGATCTCTGAGGACCCTCCTTCGAAGAAAAGGAAGTCCGCCCCGAGAAAGCCTCCCCGCGGAAAAGCTGTCGTTTGTGATTCGGAAGGGAAGGGCCCGGATGGGGGTCTCATCAGAATAGGGACAAAGAGCCTGGTTGACCTAGCCGGGTTCATGTCTAGTATTCCTTCTCAAGATGACTATGAGGAGGTGGAGGGATACAACATGGCTGCAGCTCTGAAAAGGGTCACCGGGCAATGGGGACAG CTCGGGAGTGCCATATCTATATGCTCAGACGTTGCCTACACGGAGGTCCGGGAAGCCAACAACCGGACCAATACCGAGAAGATACGGGCTGATACTCTGCAGGGAGAGCTGGAGGAAGCCCGGGAGGGATTCCGTGTGGTGGAGTCTGGGTTGAATGATAAGCTAAAGGATTCAGAGAACCGGGCTGAGGGACTTTCCAGGGAGGTAGAGAGGCTTAAGGCCGAACTCGCTGCAAAGGAGAACTTGAACAAGAAGGCTATAATTGCTGAGTTCAAGGCCAGCGATGTTTACGACTTCGGGGTTGCTCAGGCCGGGGTTCCTGAAGTCCGCAGATCCTGGGTCGTCGCTGAACGCCACATTAAGACCGACCTATTGGTGTCCTGGGAGAGCTTCATCCAGGAGTTCCTTGCTGCCAAGGCTGTAGTGGAGCAGGGTCAGGGGGAACCAGAGCCTTATGACGGCCCCAGCCCCAGCTTCCTCTAG
- the LOC141717918 gene encoding NDR1/HIN1-like protein 6 — MLYKTYRCAMADHLKIHPVVDIEAPSTVPVVPNISSISSQSMHVKNMNPVPPQVHGPTGPPQPPFRQTTPLIPSPPHRKSRSFCCKCICWTISVLILILVILGAIIGILYIVFQPKVPKYSLDRLQISDLRLNTDGSLYAKFDVQITAKNPNKKIGIYYQEGSHLSVWYAQTKLCQGRFPKFYQGHRNETSLNVSLTGQAQYGNTLLGALQEQQQTGRIPLDLKVDVPVSVKLGKLKLRKVRILGNCLLIVDTLSSNSLITIKASSCKFRLKL, encoded by the exons ATGTTATATAAAACGTACAG ATGTGCCATGGCTGACCATCTAAAAATTCATCCCGTAGTTGATATCGAAGCACCTTCAACGGTTCCTGTAGTGCCTAATATCTCATCCATATCTTCTCAATCCATGCATGTCAAAAACATGAATCCAGTACCACCACAAGTACACGGGCCAACAGGCCCACCACAGCCACCATTTCGGCAAACCACCCCATTAATTCCATCACCACCACACCGCAAGTCGAGAAGCTTTTGTTGCAAATGCATTTGTTGGACAATCTCTGTGTTGATCCTCATCCTCGTCATTCTTGGAGCCATAATAGGCATTCTCTATATAGTTTTCCAACCAAAAGTCCCCAAGTACTCTTTAGACCGCCTTCAAATCTCAGATTTAAGACTAAACACTGATGGCAGTCTCTACGCTAAATTTGATGTCCAAATCACAGCCAAAAACCCCAACAAAAAGATAGGGATATACTATCAGGAAGGAAGCCATTTAAGTGTCTGGTATGCCCAAACAAAACTATGCCAAGGCAGGTTTCCGAAATTTTACCAAGGTCATAGGAACGAAACGAGTTTAAACGTGTCATTGACAGGGCAAGCGCAGTATGGGAACACGTTGCTGGGGGCATTGCAAGAGCAACAACAGACAGGAAGGATTCCTTTAGACCTTAAAGTAGATGTTCCTGTAAGTGTAAAACTGGGGAAGTTGAAGTTGAGGAAAGTGAGAATACTGGGAAATTGTTTATTGATTGTCGACACATTGAGCTCCAATAGCTTAATCACTATCAAAGCTAGTTCTTGCAAGTTTAGATTGAAGTTGTGA